In Arachis hypogaea cultivar Tifrunner chromosome 17, arahy.Tifrunner.gnm2.J5K5, whole genome shotgun sequence, a single window of DNA contains:
- the LOC112764180 gene encoding 4-hydroxyphenylpyruvate dioxygenase, protein MATAYTYAHAVTYCNSQHNPPIIPILSTNQHPPRVTLPSSIPHFISTITTFNLKHFPSHSLHTVMVTQTQQNAPSSSPELGFKLVGFKNFVRTNPKSDRFKVIRFHHVEFWCTDATNTASRFSWGLGMPIVAKSDLSTGNAVHASYLLRSGDLNFLFSAPYSASIAGDGASASFPSFSASDCHSFAAKHGLAVRAVAIEVEDASAAFSASVANGAKPVSPAVLLDNSVGFAEVHLYGDVVLRYISYSAPTRESNLNPTLRFLPGFEAVEADSSFPELDYGIRRLDHAVGNVPELAPAVNYLKKFTGFHEFAEFTAEDVGTSESGLNSVVLASNDEMVLLPLNEPVYGTKRKSQIETYLEHNEGAGLQHLALVSEDIFRTLREMRKRSTIGGFQFMPSPPPTYYRNLKKRAGDVLSDEQIKECEELGILVDRDDQGTLLQIFTKPVGDRPTIFIEIIQRIGCMLKDEEGKVYQKGGCGGFGKGNFSELFKSIEEYEKTLESRRTA, encoded by the exons ATGGCTACAGCATATACATATGCACATGCCGTAACATATTGCAACTCGCAACACAACCCGCCCATAATTCCCATCCTCTCAACCAACCAACACCCTCCACGTGTCACCCTTCCCTCCTCAATCCCACACTTTATTAGCACCATTACCACCTTCAACTTGAAGCACTTTCCATCACATTCCCTCCACACAGTCATGGTTACCCAAACGCAACAAAACGCTCCCTCGTCTTCCCCCGAACTGGGTTTTAAGCTGGTTGGATTCAAAAACTTCGTCCGAACCAACCCGAAATCGGACCGCTTCAAGGTAATCCGGTTCCACCATGTGGAGTTCTGGTGCACCGATGCAACCAACACCGCCAGCCGCTTCTCTTGGGGCCTCGGAATGCCGATCGTAGCGAAATCCGACCTCTCCACCGGAAACGCAGTTCATGCCTCCTACCTCCTCCGCTCCGGCGACCTCAATTTCCTCTTCTCCGCTCCTTATTCCGCCTCAATCGCCGGCGATGGTGCCTCCGCTTCCTTTCCCTCCTTCTCTGCCTCTGATTGCCACTCCTTCGCAGCTAAACACGGCCTCGCCGTCCGCGCCGTCGCCATCGAGGTGGAAGACGCCTCCGCCGCCTTCTCCGCCAGCGTCGCCAACGGCGCGAAACCTGTATCTCCGGCGGTTCTCCTCGACAACAGCGTCGGATTCGCCGAGGTTCATCTCTACGGCGACGTCGTTCTCCGCTACATCAGCTACTCCGCCCCGACCCGAGAATCAAACCTGAATCCTACCTTACGGTTCCTCCCTGGATTCGAAGCCGTGGAGGCTGATTCGTCGTTCCCGGAGCTAGATTACGGTATTCGGCGACTCGACCACGCCGTCGGGAACGTGCCGGAGCTGGCGCCGGCAGTGAATTACTTGAAGAAATTCACCGGATTCCACGAGTTCGCTGAGTTCACGGCGGAGGACGTTGGAACGAGTGAGTCAGGGCTGAACTCGGTGGTTCTTGCGAGCAACGATGAGATGGTTCTTCTTCCGTTGAACGAACCGGTGTACGGAACAAAGAGGAAGAGCCAGATTGAGACGTACCTGGAGCACAACGAAGGTGCAGGGTTGCAGCACTTGGCGTTGGTCTCCGAAGACATATTCAGGACTCTGAGGGAGATGAGGAAGAGAAGCACCATCGGCGGTTTTCAGTTCATGCCGTCTCCGCCGCCAACGTATTACCGGAACTTGAAGAAGCGTGCCGGTGATGTGCTGAGTGATGAACAGATTAAGGAGTGTGAGGAGCTTGGAATTCTTGTTGATAGGGACGATCAGGGCACTCTGCTTCAGATTTTCACCAAACCTGTTGGTGATAG GCCAACCATTTTTATAGAGATAATTCAGAGAATTGGATGCATGCTCAAGGATGAAGAAGGAAAGGTGTACCAAAAAGGTGGATGTGGGGGTTTTGGAAAAGGCAACTTCTCTGAGCTTTTTAAATCCATTGAAGAATATGAGAAGACTTTGGAAAGTAGAAGAACTGCATAA
- the LOC112764861 gene encoding anaphase-promoting complex subunit 5 codes for MSGIFKQPGAFAITPHKVSVCILLKIYAPPAQISLPFPFSSVAHHNRLGLFLLSLTKSCDDILEPKLDELIHQLRMMSQNWMSTWIIDQLMTRLSSLSSPDDLFNFFIDIRGILGGPDSGAIEDDQIILDLNSNLGIFLRRCVLAFNLLSFEGVCHLLTNIGIYCKEEFSNCPPYEAPSLDDSSSNLETYSEYENMDLENFVYEKVSEEIEARKEANERIPFHLHVPNTLLSLVDDIDVPVDSASKQSEKVRVASPYGDPSSNMLRDDDPSGAVFLRTNWQVQGYLQEQADIIEKNGGAVSLNGFEIVLRQLRKLAPELHRVHFLSYLNSLSHDDYIAALENLHCYFDYSAGTEGLDFVPPAGSNSFGRYEVALLCLGMMHFHFGHPKLALEVLTEAVRVSQQQSNDTCLAYTLAAISNLLFENGISSTARLIGSSYSLFTSIGISLSVQQQLFVLLRGSLKRAESLKLKRLVASNHLAMAKFDLTHVQRPLLSFGPKASMKLSTCPVNVCKELRLSSHLISDFCNESSAMTIDGAFSTAWLRNLPKPTGSLLLCPENGSGSSSNVSQFCAQPTSIPGSVMQVLGSSYLLRATAWELYGSTPLAHINALVHATCFADASSSSDTALAYVKLIQHLAVFKGYKEAFSALKIAEEKFLSVSKSQILLLKLQLLHDHALHRGHLKLAQKLCDELGVLASPVTGVDMNLKTEASLRHARTLLAANQFREAAAVAHSLFCMCYKYNLQVENASVLLLLAEIHKKSGNAVLGLPYALASLSFCQSFNLDLLKASATLTLAELWLSLGSSHATRALNLVHGAFPMILGHGGLELRSRAYIVEAKCYLSDTNFCVFDNYEIVIDSLRQASDELQLLEFHELAAEAFYLMAMVYDKLGQLEKREEAAASFQKHILALQNNKNEDDPLVSVL; via the exons ATGAGTGGCATATTCAAACAACCAGGTGCATTCGCCATCACTCCCCACAAGGTTTCAGTCTGCATTCTCCTCAAGATCTACGCTCCCCCTGCTCAAATCTCCCTCCCTTTCCCTTTCTCCTCCGTCGCCCACCACAACCGCCTCGGATTGTTCTTGCTCTCCCTCACCAAG TCGTGTGATGATATATTGGAACCAAAATTGGATGAACTCATCCATcaattgagaatgatgagccaaAACTGGATGTCGACTTGGATTATTGATCAGTTGATGACTAGGCTGTCGTCTCTGTCGTCACCTGatgatttgtttaatttttttattgatatacGAG GAATACTTGGGGGTCCTGATTCGGGTGCCATTGAAGATGACCAAATTATTTTGGACCTTAACAGTAACCTGGGCATATTTCTTCGGCGCTGTGTGCTTGCTTTCAATTTGTTATCATTTGAG GGTGTGTGCCACCTCTTGACAAACATAGGGATATACTGTAAAGAAGAATTCTCAAATTGTCCTCCTTACGAAGCACCTAGTTTAGATGATTCTAGTAGTAATTTGGAGACGTATTCAGAATATGAGAACATGGACCTGGAGAATTTTGTATATGAAAAGGTTTCAGAAGAAATTGAAGCAAGAAAGGAGGCTAATGAAAGAATTCCATTCCATCTTCATGTACCAAATACGCTTCTGAGTTTAGTTGATG ATATTGATGTTCCGGTTGATTCAGCATCTAAACAGAGTGAGAAAGTTAGAGTAGCTAGTCCTTATGGAGATCCTTCAAGTAACATGCTAAGAGATGATGATCCTAGTGGTGCAGTATTCCTGCGCACAAACTGGCAGGTGCAAGGGTACTTACAAGAGCAAGCGGATATAATTGAAAA GAATGGAGGTGCTGTCTCTTTGAATGGGTTTGAAATTGTTCTACGACAACTACGGAAGTTGGCACCTGAACTACATCGA GTTCACTTTCTGAGCTACTTGAATAGTCTTTCTCATGATGATTATATTGCTGCTTTGGAGAATCTTCATTGCTACTTCGATTACAG TGCAGGGACCGAAGGACTTGATTTTGTCCCTCCAGCTGGTAGTAATAGCTTTGGAAGATATGAAGTTGCTTTGTTATGTTTGGGGATGATGCATTTCCACTTTGGGCATCCAAAGTTGGCTTTAGAG GTTTTGACAGAAGCAGTTCGTGTTTCTCAGCAG CAAAGCAATGATACCTGTCTTGCATACACTTTAGCAGCTATCTCAAACTTGCTTTTTGAGAACGGAATCTCAAGTACAGCTAGGTTGATAGGATCATCATACTCACTTTTTACGAGCATAGGTATTTCACTCTCTGTTCAACAACAATTGTTTGTTCTCTTGAGAGGTTCTTTGAAGAGAGCAGAAAGTCTGAAATTAAAACGGTTGGTGGCTTCCAACCATCTGGCAATGGCCAAGTTTGATTTAACG CATGTCCAGAGGcccttgctatcttttggtccaAAAGCTTCCATGAAGCTCAGTACGTGCCCTGTTAATGTTTGCAAG GAGCTCAGATTGAGCTCTCATCTCATCAGTGATTTTTGCAATGAGAGTTCTGCAATGACAATTGATGGTGCTTTCAGTACAGCTTGGCTTAGGAATTTACCAAAGCCAACAGGTTCTTTACTACTATGCCCAGAAAATGGATCTGGCAGCAGTTCTAATGTTTCCCAATTCTGTGCACAACCAACCTCAATTCCAGGATCTGTTATGCAAGTATTGGGTTCATCTTATCTACTTCGGGCAACTGCATGGGAGTTATACGGAAG CACTCCGCTGGCTCACATAAATGCACTGGTACATGCAACTTGCTTTGCTGATGCATCAAG TTCCTCAGATACAGCGTTAGCATATGTAAAGCTCATTCAACATTTAGCAGTCTTCAAAGGATACAAAG AGGCCTTTTCCGCCCTTAAAATCGCAGAGGAGAAGTTTCTCTCTGTCTCAAAATCACAAATCTTACTACTCAAGTTGCAGCTACTTCATGATCATGCTTTACATCG TGGACACTTGAAGTTAGCCCAGAAACTATGCGATGAACTGGGTGTTTTGGCATCACCAGTAACCGGTGTAGATATGAACCTGAAGACAGAAGCAAGCCTTCGGCATGCTCGAACATTACTTGCAGCCAATCAATTCCGAGAG GCCGCTGCTGTGGCACACTCCCTCTTCTGCATGTGCTACAAGTACAATCTGCAAGTTGAGAATGCTTCAGTTCTTCTTTTACTTGCTGAAATTCACAAG AAATCCGGAAACGCAGTTCTAGGCCTTCCATATGCATTAGCAAGCCTTTCATTCTGCCAGTCATttaatttggatcttctaaaagCCTCTGCTACTCTTACTCTAGCTGAGTTGTGGCTCTCTCTTGGATCAAGCCATGCAACAAGGGCTTTGAACCTTGTCCATGGAGCCTTCCCAATGATTCTTGGTCATGGTGGTTTGGAGCTCCGCTCACGGGCTTATATTGTTGAAGCAAAGTGCTATCTATCCGATACAAACTTCTGTG TCTTTGACAATTACGAGATTGTGATAGATTCATTAAGACAGGCATCTGATGAACTCCAACTTTTGGAG TTTCATGAACTGGCAGCTGAAGCTTTCTATTTGATGGCCATGGTATACGACAAACTTGGACAATTAGAGAAAAGGGAAGAGGCTGCAGCTTCATTCCAGAAACATATATTGGCtctccaaaataataaaaatgaggaTGATCCTCTTGTAAGTGTATTATGA
- the LOC112764301 gene encoding SKP1-like protein 1A, whose translation MFHYFCGMAGNNKRGRAILEELNNIKLFRGLDKVACENFGIWFTQIGDLGRDHHNEFKTLMKSPDFSQVCLSLYWGDERLQFAQVSLRSQDGKVLKIDKSVAVDESVFLRRCVRCSDWWTEIPVSIGSPVLSSVIDFCCKVWDFHKIYGSRRIKEGLVVVDHFRCWVTDFLKNNIDILSELYEAADFLEIPSLLLLTTEEVTDLVTRPLDKASVLSGKLSFSRMLSSLFVKFTE comes from the exons ATGTTCCACTATTTCTGTGGTATGGCCGGCAACAACAAACGCGGTAGAGCCATTCTGGAGGAATTGAATAACATCAAGTTATTTAGAGGCTTGGATAAGGTTGCCTGTGAAAACTTCGGAATATGGTTCACTCAGATTGGGGATTTGGGTAGGGACCATCACAATGAATTCAAGACTCTCATGAAGTCCCCTGACTTCAGTCAAGTCTGCCTTTCTCTTTATTGGGGCGACGAACGTCTGCAGTTTGCCCAGGTCTCCCTAAGAAGCCAAGACGGAAAGGTCTTGAAGATCGATAAGAGTGTTGCCGTTGATGAATCTGTGTTTTTAAGACGCTGTGTTAGGTGCAGTGATTGGTGGACTGAGATCCCTGTGAGCATTGGTAGCCCTGTACTCTCATCGGTCATTGACTTCTGTTGTAAGGTATGGGATTTCCATAAGATATATGGTTCCCGCCGGATCAAGGAGGGCCTTGTGGTTGTGGATCATTTCCGGTGCTGGGTCACAGATTTCCTGAAGAATAACATAGACATTCTCTCCGAATTGTACGAG GCTGCTGACTTTCTTGAAATCCCGAGCCTGTTGCTGCTTACAACTGAGGAGGTGACAGATCTGGTGACGAGGCCCCTTGATAAGGCATCGGTGTTGTCTGGGAAACTATCATTTTCACGAATGCTCTCATCCCTTTTTGTTAAATTCACAGAGTAG
- the LOC140180452 gene encoding uncharacterized protein, with protein sequence MADNGNPQPTQAELLAQIAELQAEVRRIAELSNGKHEGESSKISVQGNADPLNITPPKEKFTLENPFSDEITKFQMPKNFVLPTALEPYKGFGDPRAHIKKFQSMMFFNGANNEPVLCRAFPTYLDGAALLWFSKLSAGSISSFEELARSFIDYFAASRIYIHGSDYLGTIKQGQHESLKNYMTRFFEAMMEIQDLDPDVHLHALKAGLRPGKFRETIAITKPKTLEEFRERAAGQMEIEELREAQRPDRQPQRREEDKTFRSPGNRDTKKPFKLTPKYNTYTRFNTKRENIIKEILNAKIVKPPARAGNYQDQRFVDRSKHCAFHPKFGHTTDDCIVAKDLLERLARQGLLDKYVESQKARRVSSDREENKRAMTDKNKKEQTTSDPPRGIINHISGGYVGGGETSSARKRSYRAMLAIEGTLQPKKNEDPDVTISFNQSDFRSASPNLDDPVVISIQAGELLVRKTLLDPGSSADVLFYSTFKKMQLSEKMIKPSSGELIGFSRERVPIMGHIWLKTTMGEIPMSKSLDIQYLIVDYYSPYNIIIGRPALNIFKAVVSTLHPCVKFPVQENRIATVYADHHEARQCYNACLKQARPRETARPQVQAIHSSAETTMLADLDPREDLGERPRPMDNLQQIILTVDDKQCTYIGEALEGEDRARLIHILRKNADLFAWTPDDMPGINPEVICHKLAIDKTVRPVAQKKRNLGEEKKRAALEETQKLLNAGFIREIRFTTWLSNVVMVMPFGLKNAGATYQRLMDKVFQQQIGRNMEVYVDDMVAKTHMQGSHCDDLVEIFKQIRAYNMRLNPDKCEFGVQGGKFLGFMLTSQGIEANPEKCKAVLNMTSPKTVKEVQQLARRIDALSRFLPAVANRSYHFFQTFSKGRKFTWTDECENSFTELKQLLTSPPILQKPETGKPLCLYLSVSNHAISSVLVTETERKQNPVYFISRVLQPTETRYPKIEQLALALITIARRLRHYFQSHTIIVRTDQLLRQILTRPELAGRLTKWSIELSEFDIQYEPRKTLKSQVLADFISEMTNDAPNTEINWSIHVDGASNREGSGAGILLKEGDKVIAEQALQFRFNASNNQVEYEALLAGLKLAQELKIPRVTVYCDSSLVVHQVKGEFQGLKKKLGEAKGEWADLVPETLWSYNTSIQSATGETPFKLVYGAEALIPVEVSVPTLRTELYDQSNNLQARTAELDLVEEERDISAIKQRARKQYLERRHNKE encoded by the exons ATGGCTGACAATGGGAACCCCCAGCCCACACAGGCAGAGCTTCTAGCACAAATCGCTGAGCTCCAAGCGGAGGTGCGGAGGATAGCTGAACTATCCAATGGAAAGCACGAAGGAGAAAGCTCTAAGATCTCGGTGCAGGGCAATGCAGATCCCCTGAACATCACTCCACCAAAGGAGAAGTTCACCCTCGAGAACCCTTTTTCTGACGAGATCACTAAGTTCCAGATGCCGAAAAACTTTGTATTACCTACAGCGCTGGAACCGTACAAGGGGTTTGGTGACCCTCGAGCTCATATAAAAAAGTTTCAATCAATGATGTTCTTTAACGGCGCTAACAATGAGCCGGTGCTGTGCCGAGCTTTCCCCACTTATCTTGACGGCGCTGCATTACTGTGGTTTTCTAAATTGTCTGCAGGTTCTATTTCCTCCTTCGAAGAGCTGGCAAGATCCTTTATTGACTATTTCGCTGCATCAAGAATTTATATCCATGGATCAGACTACCTGGGCACGATCAAGCAAGGCCAACATGAGAGCTTAAAAAACTATATGACCAGATTTTTTGAGGCCATGATGGAGATCCAAGACTTAGATCCGGATGTCCACCTCCATGCCCTCAAGGCCGGCCTTCGACCAGGTAAATTCCGCGAAACCATCGCAATAACAAAACCAAAAACACTGGAGGAGTTCCGGGAAAGGGCTGCGGGTCAAATGGAGATTGAAGAGCTCCGCGAGGCCCAAAGGCCGGACAGACAACCACAAAGGAGGGAAGAGGACAAGACATTCCGATCACCAGGCAACAGGGATACAAAGAAgcctttcaagctcacaccaaaGTACAACACATACACAAGGTTCAATACCAAGCGAGAGAACATCATAAAGGAGATCTTAAATGCCAAAATCGTGAAGCCACCAGCTCGGGCAGGCAACTACCAAGACCAAAGGTTTGTGGATAGGAGCAAGCACTGCGCCTTCCATCCAAAGTTCGGCCACACCACAGACGACTGCATTGTCGCAAAAGACCTCCTAGAAAGACTGGCGCGACAAGGTCTTCTCGACAAATACGTCGAGAGCCAGAAAGCCAGAAGGGTAAGCTCAGACAGGGAAGAAAACAAACGGGCAATGACagataaaaacaaaaaggaaCAGACCACCTCTGATCCACCAAGAGGCATCATCAACCACATATCAGGAGGATACGTAGGCGGTGGTGAAACAAGCTCGGCCAGAAAACGAAGTTACAGAGCGATGCTAGCGATCGAAGGAACTCTACAGCCAAAAAAGAATGAGGACCCAGATGTCACGATATCCTTCAATCAATCAGATTTTAGATCGGCTAGCCCAAATCTTGACGACCCAGTGGTGATCTCCATCCAAGCCGGAGAGCTGTTGGTAAGAAAAACACTGCTGGATCCAGGTAGTAGCGCTGATGTCTTATTTTATTCTACctttaaaaagatgcaattatcAGAAAAAATGATAAAACCCTCCTCAGGAGAGCTGATCGGTTTCTCCAGGGAAAGAGTCCCCATCATGGGACATATATGGCTCAAGACTACAATGGGAGAAATCCCTATGTCAAAATCACTTGATATTCAGTACCTAATAGTAGACTATTATAGCCCTTATAATATTATAATCGGGAGGCCCGCCTTGAATATATTCAAAGCGGTGGTGTCCACATTACATCCGTGTGTCAAGTTTCCAGTGCAGGAGAACAGGATTGCTACGGTGTACGCTGATCACCATGAAGCTCGGCAGTGCTACAATGCCTGCCTAAAGCAAGCACGTCCAAGGGAAACAGCTCGGCCTCAAGTCCAAGCCATACATAGCTCGGCCGAAACTACAATGTTAGCCGATCTCGATCCGAGAGAAGACCTCGGCGAAAGACCTCGGCCAATGGATAACCTTCAACAAATAATACTAACAGTAGATGACAAACAATGCACATACATCGGAGAAGCATTAGAGGGAGAAGACCGCGCAAGACTTATACACATACTACGCAAGAACGCCGACCTCTTCGCGTGGACTCCAGATGATATGCCCGGAATAAACCCAGAGGTCATTTGCCACAAGTTAGCAATTGATAAAACAGTCCGACCAGTTGCACAGAAGAAAAGGAACCTCGGAGAGGAGAAAAAGCGAGCAGCACTCGAAGAAACTCAGAAGCTCCTCAACGCAGGTTTCATCAGAGAAATTCGCTTCACCACATGGTTGTCCaacgtggtaatg gtaatgccctttggcttaAAGAACGCAGGAGCGACATATCAAAGGCTAATGGACAAAGTATTCCAACAGCAGATAGGCCGCAATATGGAGGTCTATGTAGACGATATGGTAGCAAAAACTCATATGCAGGGATCACACTGTGACGACTtagtagaaattttcaaacaaatcCGAGCATATAACATGAGACTCAATCCGGACAAATGTGAGTTTGGAGTACAAGGAGGGAAGTTCCTCGGATTCATGCTAACATCGCAAGGCATCGAAGCCAACCCAGAAAAATGCAAAGCTGTGCTGAACATGACAAGCCCAAAGACAGTAAAAGAAGTCCAGCAACTAGCAAGGAGAATAGATGCCTTATCGCGTTTTCTACCCGCAGTGGCAAACCGATCTTATCATTTTTTCCAGACATTCTCTAAGGGCAGGAAGTTCACATGGACAGACGAATGTGAGAACTCCTTTACCGAGCTAAAACAGCTCCTGACATCACCACCAATTCTCCAAAAACCAGAGACAGGTAAACCATTGTGTTTATATCTATCAGTATCTAACCATGCTATAAGCTCGGTATTAGTAACAGAGACAGAAAGAAAGCAAAACccagtatacttcatcagtagggTACTGCAACCAACAGAAACAAGGTACCCGAAGATAGAGCAATTGGCACTAGCATTAATCACCATAGCAAGACGGTTGCGACATTACTTTCAGAGCCACACAATCATAGTACGAACGGACCAACTGTTAAGACAGATATTAACCAGACCCGAGCTAGCCGGAAGACTGACAAAATGGTCAATCGAACTCTCCGAGTTTGACATTCAATATGAGCCAAGAAAGACACTGAAATCACAGGTGCTAGCCGACTTTATATCAGAAATGACTAACGACGCGCCAAACACAGAGATCAATTGGAGTATACATGTGGATGGAGCATCAAACAGAGAAGGCAGCGGAGCAGGGATATTGCTGAAGGAAGGAGACAAAGTTATAGCTGAACAAGCACTACAATTCCGATTCAACGCAAGCAACAATCAGGTGGAGTACGAAGCTTTGCTCGCCGGACTTAAGCTCGCCCAagaactgaaaatacctcgagTAACAGTTTACTGTGACTCTTCATTAGTGGTGCACCAGGTAAAGGGCGAATTCCAG GGGTTAAAGAAAAAGCTCGGCGAAGCTAAAGGAGAGTGGGCCGACCTTGTTCCAGAAACTCTATGGAGTTACAATACCAGCATTCAATCTGCGACAGGAGAAACTCCTTTCAAGCTAGTATATGGCGCGGAAGCACTCATCCCAGTAGAGGTCAGCGTCCCAACATTAAGGACCGAGCTCTATGATCAATCAAATAATCTACAAGCTCGGACAGCCGAGTTGGACcttgtagaagaagaaagagacatTTCCGCCATAAAGCAGCGGGCCAGAAAACAATACCTAGAGCGAAGACACAACAAAGAGTAG
- the LOC140181028 gene encoding uncharacterized protein: MELRKVESAYESQKKLHGYSEDVHSRSLWGKLYPFSVMADELCCFPDDMKMIEDIGHVGVSRFLQVIGARIVAVGRAQELALEKENKSALDVAELSLALEEKEKTITELSSELAEEKRLRLSSAEEVKTTKVENDRLGSRVKELQAEVYEAFAQGFERAASQVRVLFPESDVDKLDATKVVVGGQLVEDEAVVVDEGEGSSIGDKIE, translated from the exons ATGGAGCTCCGAAAGGTGGAGTCGGCTTATGAGTCTCAGAAGAAGTTACATGGTTATTCGGAGGATGTACATAGTCGGTCTCTATGGGGTAAGTTATACCCTTTTTCTGTTATGGCGGATGAACTTTGCTGCTTTCCGGATGATATGAAGATGATTGAGGATATCGGACACGTGGGAGTGAGTCGGTTTCTGCAG GTGATTGGTGCGCGTATCGTGGCTGTTGGGCGTGCTCAAGAGCTCGCCCTTGAGAAGGAAAATAAGTCTGCTTTAGATGTCGCCGAGCTGTCTTTGGCtttggaggagaaggagaagaccaTCACAGAGTTGTCTTCTGAGCTGGCTGAGGAGAAACGTCTTCGGCTTTCTTCTGCAGAGGAGGTAAAGACTACTAAGGTTGAAAATGACCGCTTGGGGTCAAGGGTTAAGGAGTTGCAGGCCGAAGTCTATGAGGCTTTTGCACAGGGATTTGAACGTGCCGCTTCTCAAGTGCGGGTACTGTTTCCTGAGTCGGACGTGGATAAGCTTGACGCGACCAAGGTGGTTGTGGGTGGGCAGCTTGTGGAAGATGAGGCTGTCGTTGTTGATGAAGGCGAGGGATCCAGTATTGGTGACAAAATTGAGTAG